The Bacteroidales bacterium sequence ACTCAACAAAGAGCGCAGCATATTTTTACCGATCACCCGGAAATGGGCGGCCAACTAGAAAAACTAGAAGAAACGTTAAAAAAGCCGGATACGATAATTCTTTCAAAAACCGATGAATCAGTACAATTATTTTATAAAAACTATTTAAAAACTCCTGTAACCAATAAATTCCTGTGTTTAGTCGTTTAATTACGGGAAAATGAAGGTTTTATTATTACATCCTACTTTACAGATTCAATTAAAAAGGGAGAAATAGTATGGACAAAGAAATAAAAATATGGTATGACAAAGAAGGTGATTATCTTGAAGTAATTTTTGAAAGAAAGGCAGGTTATTTCAGGGAAACTAACAATGATGCCGTTATGGAAAAAATTGATGAGGAAGGAAACATCATTGGATTTTCTATACTAAAAATCAGCTCACTTAAAAA is a genomic window containing:
- a CDS encoding DUF2283 domain-containing protein — protein: MDKEIKIWYDKEGDYLEVIFERKAGYFRETNNDAVMEKIDEEGNIIGFSILKISSLKNTDPISVYLKSAG